The Nostoc sp. NIES-3756 DNA window TCTCCCACATCTGCTTCCCCCTACACCACACTGAAAGAATACTTAGAACGCAACAAAGAACGCCACGAAAACCGCGTCTTCTACAGCACCGATGAAGCTACCCAAGCCACATATATAGAACTACACAAAAACCAAGGCTTGGAAGTGCTGTTCCTCGACTCCTTCATCGACACCCACTTTATCAACTTCCTCGAACGGGAGTATAAGGATGTCAAATTTACCCGCGTAGACTCTGACCTAGATAACACCTTACTAGATCAAGACAAAGCACAGGAAATTGTTGACCCCACAACTAACAAAACCAAGAGTGAGGTAATTAAAGAGTTATTCGAGAAGTCACTGAACAAACCTAGAGTCAACATTCGCACAGAAGCACTCAAGTCTGACGATCCTCAAGGTACACCACCAGCGATCGTTCTTCTACCAGAATTTCTCCGCCGCATGAGAGAAATGAGTGCGATGATGCAGCAGCAAAACGCAGATTTTCCCGAAGACCACATTTTACTAGTAAACACAGCCCATCCCCTAATCCAAAACTTGGTAAATCTCAACCAAGGTACAATCATTCAAGGCGATGGACAAACAATAAATCCCTTAGCAAACTTAATTTGCCAACACGTTTACGATTTGGCGCTGATGTCTCAAAAAGGTTTCGACGCAGAAGGAATGAAATCTTTCGTTGAACGTTCCAACGAAGTCCTAACCAAGCTGACACAACAAGCCAGCACCTAGTAAACCCACTTGTAGTTAACAATCTCTGTAGGGTGCGTCAGTACGAGCAACCTTAGCTATATCTAGAAAATATTCAGACTGACGCACCCTACCAACTTAATTACGAACTACGAATTACGAATTACGAATTACCTAGCCTCTGTCGCAGTCAGCTAAAATAGGAAGGTTGTATTCAAATCGTAATCTGGAGATACCAACAATGTCTCGTCGCTGTGATTTAACAGGCAAGAAAGCAAATAATGCCTTTGCAATTTCCCACTCTCACCGCCGCACTAAACGCCTACAACAAGCAAACCTGCAAAGCAAGCGCGTTTGGTGGCCAAGTGGGAACCGTTGGGTAAAACTGAAGTTATCTACCAAAGCCATCAAAACCTTAGAAGTCAAAGGTTTAGAAGCAATGGCAAAAGAAGCTGGTATTAACCTCAACCATTACTAAACCGCTCATGCAGGGTTTGGAATTTGCTGATTTTATTTTCTAAGTAATTTCCATATCTTCAGAAAATATTTAATAAATCTACCCCCTCCTTGGCAAACAATTAGAACCCCGGCTTCTTGAAGAAATCGGGGTTCTCTTGTTCTAATCGCTTTTATTCAGCATTCTTTGGTGTTTAGCCAAATATCATAAATATTTGGTTAATTAAAATAATTTTAAATAATCTATTATTTCACTGACATTTTTCATTACATGGGTGGGTACTATAAGTTTACTTAAATAGCCTTATCTTCATAAAGCAAACTGCCAATGAAATCTATTTATGTGAAATAAATGTGAAGTCGTCCTTGTTTTCTCAGGGAATAAAGATTTCTAGAAAGTTCCGTATTTTCCGAAAAAACTTAATGCTTGAACAATGATATAAAGTAAACAATTCAATAATTCGGAGTTAGCAAAACAGAGTTTTGTGAAGTGAATATAACGTTAATTATGCCTTTAGATTGAATCTATGGGCATAATTGTCAATTGCAGAAAAGAGAGAAATTTATAGCAAGTAACTTGACAGGAAAGCAGCCATGACCATAAAACGCCAGCTAGTCAAGACAATTAGAAAACAAGCCAAATTATTGAGAAAAAAAATATTTAAACAAAACCCTTTATCTGCATTTAAAAAGCAGATAAATTCAATATTGAGAACTTTATTCTTCACCAAAAAGCGGCGCGGTACAACAAATGCTGGATTTGTTTTACCAACAGTAGCAATGGTAGCCCTAGTAGTTGTCCTACTCACTACTGCAATACTATTTCGGTCTTTTGAACGGGCTAAAAATGCCAGTAATGTTCGTGTAAATGAAGCGGCATTGAATGCTGCGGCTCCTGCAATTGACCGGGCTAGGGCGAAGATAAACAAACTATTTCAAGACCCAAGATTACCACGCGCCACGCCAACAGATGATGCACTGTATAGCACTTTAACTACTAATATCAATGAGTACACTTTTGGCGACGAAACGCAATTAAAGCTAACTCAAAGTTCTAATGAACTGAGAACAGCGTGGATGTACCCTGTCGATACCGATAACAACGGTAAATTTGATAGTTATGCCCTTTATGGAATTTACTTTAAAAATCCACCTGTTAGTAACGGACAATATACTCGTGCCAGAAACCCCTTAGAGGCGAGAACTCCGCCTATGACTGTTGGTAATGTCAATGGCAGTTGCGGAGCTGGTCAAGATACAAGTGCTGCCTTAGTAGGTAGCACAGGCTGGTTTAGAAATGGTACTAAGTTGAAAAAAGCCTTTTTTTCTTACACTGCTACTGTTCCTATTACCTCAGATCCCACAGACACCACCAACTATGAGAAAAAGAAAGGTAGTCAAGGCTTTTCGGCTTTAGAACTTCAGCAAGACAGAATACAACTACCTTTAGTTAACAACGCTGTTGTTTATGAAGATGACTTAGGGCTATCCCCTGGGCCGCTTTTCCGGCTCAATGGACGTGTTTTCACTAACAGTAATTTGATCACTGGTATACCTACTGGTGGTGATGGTATTCGGTTCTATCAAGTTAGTGCTAACGCATCCTGTTTTTATGACCCAGACAACGCTAAAATAGTTATTGGTGGAAATCTTGGTTCTGGTGTAATTACTGAGAATAGTGATTCGGGTGGGGTAACAATTGACTTATACAAAGGTAAAACACCTGCTGCTACCAATGTCGCTATTATAAGTGGCTCAGGCGCAAATACAACTAGCAACAAATCAGTAGCCCATACCCCAAGACAAATTGCTTACAATAGCCTAGCTTACACACAACGCATCAACCGTTTGGTTACTGCCCAGATAGCAGCTAGTTCCGACGGAAGCACTGATCCTTCAGAAGTTACCCAAGGGATGCAAGATGTAGTTACTAAGCAAGGTCGAGCCTTAGCTGATTTAACAACTACTGAAAAAGCTAGCTTACGCTTCAAACAGCTAGAACTTTACTTTAGAAGACGCACCCGCAGAGTTCCCTATGCAGAAGTTGCCTTTGACGGTGATGCTTTGGGAGATTACAAAGTTGGTGGTAGCCAGGCAAGTGCAGTATTGCAAGGTAGTGGTAATACTTTACGCCCACCCGATCCTTGGATCTATCCTTTCGATCCTGCCAATGGTACAACAGCAACTGGTTATGCAGGGTTAAGTTTAAATCTAAATGGTACTGACAAGCTATACCCTTCTGCAACTGAACCAACTAAGCTGGTAAAGGAATTACAAGAAGTAGAAGGCTATTTTGGCGATCGCGTTATTATCGGTAATAACCTCCCTCAACTTTGGTGGGACAAAACGAAAAACGCATTTGTCGGACCAAACGCCGATGATACCCAAAATATCACTGCTTATAAATGGGACAATGGCGATGTAACTCGCACTCGCCGCAGCCGTGTAGAAACACTTAAAGATTTAGGTACTACAGACAGAGACGGAGACTGGGAATTAGCAGCAGCTCAAGTACCAAATAGCCCACAAGAACCAGTTGGTGGCTTGAGAGTAGTCACTGGTGCAGGAATTTATTTACCCGAAACTGTCACCTCCGCTAATGTGACTACAACCACATATACTTCACTTAACCGACAAATTTGGTCTGATATGTTGCCTGTAAGAGATCCTGCTGTGGCTACCCAAACTAGGCAACCTTACAGCGACTATGGTTTACAGCTTACTTATAGAGTACCTCAACCTGTTGCTGGTCAACCATATCTGCAAATGCGGGCTACGGCAGTTTATCACTACAAACCTACTGATTATAGCCAAACTAGTCCCACACCTATTGCTTGTGTTAGCAGCTATTATGATCCGACTAATAGCACTACGGCTAAAAATTTATCTACTTTGCCTTTTGATAATGCTACTGGGGGTCGCTCCAACAATGGCATAGTTTACCCCTTTCCTACAAGTAGAACTGAAAGCACGTATAGCAGTGTGTTGAGTTATTTAGCAGACTTAACTTACAATGGACGCTCTATTGATGATGGACTACTGAGAAAAGCTTTAAACAAAACTGATGCTACCAAACGTACTCTCTCAGAAAAGTCTGCAATTGATGCCGCAATTTGTGGCTTGGCAATTTTTGATGGTACTCTGAATGCTCCTTCAGATAGTGCCATTGCTCATGGCTCTATTTATGAAGTTGCCTTTCTAGATGCCAGACAGATTCAAACAGCTGAGGAAACGACAGGAAATAGAAATTACGATAAATTTAGAAGAAATAGAAGACCTTTAGAAATTCGTGCCACTGTTTTAGATATTGACAAGCTCCGCAGAAAAACTATCGGTAGCAGCACACCAGCACAAGAATATCTATTACCAAATAGTGGTGTCATCTATGCTACTCGTGATGATGCACTGCTAGATTTAAGTGCGACGGCAAACCCCAATTCACCTACTGAAGCTGAAAAGCTAGAAAGTACCGTAGATTATAAGCTTGATCCCAATCGTCGTCCCAATGCCATCATGCTTGTTAACGGGCAAAAAATAGCTCGTGCTGACAGCAATACCTATAGAGACGCAGAAAAGGGACTCATTTTAGCTACTAATTTGCCTTCCTATATCAAGGGTAACTTTAATCTGCACACTCAAGAAGAGTTTACGACTTCATTAGCATCTAATTGGAGCAATTTCTATGATCGGACAGGCTTAAATACCCACTTTGCTTGTCGTCCGGGTGATCCTAGATTGCCACAGTGTACAACTGGCGACGAATGGCGCTCTGCTACTGTATTGGCAGATTCTCTAACCGTGCTTTCCAATAACTTTAGATTTGGCTTCCGCAACGAAGCAGACTATGATTGGCAGCTTAATCCAACTACAGTTCCAACTACTCCAGTTGACTATACAGGAATTTTTACCACTGAAAATTCCTTTGTACCTATTGCTGATTGGTTTAATCCCAGTGCCGACGGTGCGGGCAATTTTCCAGCCTTTCCTAAAGATTTAGATACAACAACGACAGGATTTCAAGGGAGTTCCTATCTCAACAACTTTGTCACACCAATAGTACGAAAAGTTCGGGCTAAACAGCTATTGTTGGAAGTTTGTTACAACAATTCTGGTACTAATTGCAATAGTCCTAGAAACTGGACAATTAAAAACGCCTGCCCATCAACAGCCATAGGGCAGAGTGTGTGGCGAGACAAGAAAGCTGATGGTACAGCAGACATTGTTGGTAAACCAGCAACATCAATTAAAACAGGAATCATTGGTACACCAATAGACTGTAATACTACTGATATTAATCCTAGTAAACCAACTAGAATTGCCTTTGTACGTAATCTTGATACTGGTGATATAGTAACCCCACTTAAAGTTTATGGTGTTGCTAGCGATGGCAAAATAGCAGAGTTTGACTGGCCGTTAACAGGGACAAGTCAACCACAAGATGCTCTAAATGCAAGCGGAAATCCATATTTTATCCCTTGGCTTAATGGGGTTCGCCTTGGTAATACGAATAATATTCGCTTTGAACCAGTGTTCCAATATAACCTACCATTTGGTACTCCTGAAGCTCCAGATACCGATCCTATTAAAGCTGGAAAACATGGAAATTGGTTACAAGAAGCAACAGCAACTACAGTCAATGTAATTGCCGCAGTTGGGGATACTCCTATGGCTGCTCCTTCTGCAACTCGTGGTGCTGAAGATAATGGTGGTTTACACAACTTTGTGCGCTTGATTGAAAACTGGAATACTGCTGCCACCGAAACTGCGTTGAAAATGAGCGGGGCTTTTTACCAAGTTAAACGTAGTGCTTATGCTACTGCACCATTTATGCCAGTATTTTCGGGTAACACCTATCAAATAGATAACTATGGTGCTGGTGTTAGGGGTACAGTTCCATACTATATGCCTGCTTTGCGGCAATGGGGTTATGATGTAGCATTACTGTCTCAATCACCTGACTTGTTTGCTCAAAAATTAGTCACAATTCCCGATGATTTGCCTGATGAGTTCTTCCGGGAAGTTGGTAGAGACGATCCTTGGGTAAAAATCTTGTTGTGTGCCAAAAAAGCTGCCGATGATACGAATGCTATAGATGCAAATCAACGTGGTTCTTGCTCTTAAGAATTTCAGCACTTTTCATCTAGATAAAAAACATCACTTTAGGCGTGTTTTAAAAGTCTGATGATCCCCCCTAACCCCCCTTAAAAAAGGGGGGAATAAAATAAAACCCCCGTTTTTAATAGAAGGATTTAGAGAGAGCTAAAAATCTCTAATGACATAACAGGTAGTTTGAAAATATACCTGCTGTAAATTTTCAAAGCTGGTGATGAGCAATGTTCAAACCTAAAAAACAGCAACAAAAAACCTCTTGTAGTGATTCTGGTTTTACCATCCTTGAATCTCTAGTAGCCTTACTTGTCGCGGCTATTTTATTAGCGGCGATCGCACCTGTACTTGTCATATCAACAGCTACTCGTGTTCAGGCAAGACGAGTGGAATTAGCATCACAAGCTGCTAAAACATTTATTGACGGTATCAGGTCTGGTGCGATCGCAGCACCAAGCCAAACAATTTCCATTAGTGCTTCAACTGAAAGTAATGCCAGACGGGTTACTAGTGTTACAGTTCCAACATCTGTAACAGGCAAACCAGGGGATTATTTAGTGAAAAGCACTACTGATGATAGTGTGACTAAAATGGCACTACCTACATCTGCAACTGGTTTGTATTGCTTCACAAGGGCTGGCACTATTACCACAACCGATTGTACAAACAAATCATTTGAGTATTACATTCAAGCGGCGCGAATTGCTGTTACAGGGAGTTCCGCTAATGATGGCTATCGCTTGGCAATTCGAGTTTATAGGGCAGATGTTGATTTTACTAAAACTCGAACTGCTAGCACTGGTGAAACTAATAAGAAAACACAAAATCCCTACACTGGTGGCTTAGGCGATCGGCAATCACCTTTGCTAGAAATGACAACCGACATAGCTAACACTAGCACTTCTTTTAACGCTCTATGTCAGCGTCTTGGCGTTGCGACCAATAAAGGCTGTAGTTAATGCAAATCTTGATGTGTATCTATCCATCAATATTCACCAAAGGGAAAACCAGAGTATGATGAGGGCATTAAAATTCTTACTTCAAAGCCAGTTGAAACGCTCCAAGGTAATAGAGCCAGTTGGTGGTTTTTCCTTGATTGAATTATTGGCAGCAATGATTCTGGCAGTCTTAGTAATTACGCCCTTAATGGGCTTCATGATTAGCATCATGAATACAGACCGACAAGAACAAGCAAAGGTAAATTCCGAACAAGAAATTCAAGCAGCATTAGATTATATAGCCCGTGACTTGCAGCAGGCTATCTATATCTACGATAGTGCTGGTATTGATGCCATTAGGACTGAATTACCTAATGAAACTTCAACAGATAGGGTTCCTGTCCTAGTTTTCTGGAAAAGAGAATTAATTAACCAGGTGATTACAGTTGGCAGTGGCCAAGATGACACTTATGTATATTCGTTGGTTGCCTACTATTTAATTAAAGGCAGTGATAATAATAATACTTGGTCTAATGCAGCTCGTATCACCAGATGGCAAATTAGGGATGGTGTACCTACAACAGCTAGTGGTGGTGTACCTTGCGATGGATATACAGGCAAATATGTTAGTAATGATTATTGCCCAAGTAAAGGTTTTGCAGCATTTAGCCTTGATAGCCCAGGCACTATACACGAAAAAATGAGCAAATGGAAAAGACTCAGCCAATACACCACTAAAAATGCCAGTGGGGCAGATGTAGTAAATACTGTGACTCCAGCAGCAACCGTAGTATTGGTTGATTTTATTGACCAGACCATAACAGGCGCACCAGCAAAGACTACATGCCCTACTGGTTCAACATTGGTGGCTCCAGATACAGCTAATTTTAATACCCGTGATACATTTAACATGACGAGCTTTTATGCCTGCGTTGATAGAGTTAACACTACAGCACAGGTATTTATAAGGGGTAATGCGATCGCTCGTTTACAAAACAATAACATTAGTTATACAGCTAGCAGAAGTGCTTATTTTCCAACTGCAAGTATACGAGTACAAGGACGTGGATATTTATTTACTCAGTAAATGCTGAAAACAATAGCGTAACTTAAGGCAGTGGATTATGAACAAGATACTTGTGAAATCTTTCAATAATTATAACAAAAATAGCAACTCAAAATATTTATATCCGCCTAGCCGTTATGTTTTGATGTTTGCTCAAGCAAATGCTGGCTTTAGCATGGTGGAACTACTTGCAGTGGTCATGATGATAGGAATATTAGCTGTAATAGCACTTCCCAGTTGGTCAGCTTTTGTCACTCGACAGAGAGTTAATAAAGCTAATGATGCTGTTTTAGCAGCCATACAAGAAGCACAAAGACAAGCTAAACGACAAAAAACAAGTTACAGTGTTAGTTTTAAAGTTGAAAGCCAGATTCCCAAGATGGTCATTCATCTTGATTCTGAAGACGCATCTTCCATATCTGACACTCCTAAAAAGCGTTGGCAAACTCTAGGCGAAGATTTAGACATCCGATCTGCTGGACAAATAAAACTTTTGACCAATCTTACGGATAATAAAAACATAGCTAATGATTCTACTTTTAATCAAATTTCCAGCACACCCAAAACAATTACTTTCGACTACATGGGTACTTTAGTAGGTGCAAAGTTTGGTACACCACCTACAGGTTCAGATGAACCACCAGGACTCAAAGTTGCAGTAGCCAATAATAGTAATACTGTCAAGCGCTGTGTTGTTTTAAAAACTCTTTTAGGTGCTACTCTCACCAAGAGAGATAATGACTGTAACAGCTAAGTTATTTATGTAGCTAATTTTTCTCAAAAAGTCCATAAAATTACTGTACAAGAAACTGCACCTGCAAAGGAAAATTGAAATACAAGGTGCAGCTTTTTAGTTTTATAAAATACTAATCTCTTAACTGTAAATACAACCAATAGGCTAAATCTTTCTTATGCAGAACATTTGCTGTTAATTATTTAGAGTCATCTAAACATTTCCAAAAATTAACTCAATCCCTATACAACCGCGAAAAATGAGTACAAATCTTGATTTTACAGTAGTTATACCAACTTACAACGGTGCAAAGCGTTTACCTGAACTGTTAGATAGATTGCGCAATCAAGTCAACACCGAAAAGATTTCTTGGGAGATTATTGTTGTCGATAATAACAGTACCGATAACACAGCCCAAGTTGTGCAGCAATACCAAGAAAATTGGCAATTTCCTTACCCTTTAAAATACCAATTTGAGCCTAATCAGGGTGCAGCTTACGCCAGAAAAAAGGGTGTTGAAGTTGCTTTAGGTGAATTGATAGGTTTTCTAGATGATGATAACTACCCGATCTTAACTTGGATAGCAGCAGCTTATGCTTTCGCTCAAAAATATCCTCAAGCTGGTGCATACGGTAGCCAGATACATCCTGATTGGGAAGTTGAACCACCAGATAATTTTCAACGCATCAGCCCCTTTCTAGCAATTACGGAACGCGGAAATAAACCTCTGTTTTATGATCCCAGAAAAAAACTCCTTCCTCCTTCTGCTGGATTAGTAATCCGCCGCGAAGCTTGGTCAGAATCTGTCCCAGAGCAGCCCATACTAACAGGTAGAGTTACAGGTAATATGCTCACTGGGGAAGACTTGGAAATGCTTTGTTATATCCAAAAGTCTGGTTGGGAAGTTTGGTATAACCCAGAAATGGAAATTTATCATAAAATCCCAGGTTCTAGATTGAAAAGAGAGTACTTAATCCCCTTCTTTAGAGGCATTGGGCTAAGTCGCTATGTCACTAGAATGACAAACGTAAAACCCTATTATCAACCTTTTGTATTTATTGCCTATCTTGTGAATGATATCAAG harbors:
- the rpmB gene encoding 50S ribosomal protein L28 — encoded protein: MSRRCDLTGKKANNAFAISHSHRRTKRLQQANLQSKRVWWPSGNRWVKLKLSTKAIKTLEVKGLEAMAKEAGINLNHY
- the hpsA gene encoding hormogonium polysaccharide biosynthesis protein HpsA, whose product is MTIKRQLVKTIRKQAKLLRKKIFKQNPLSAFKKQINSILRTLFFTKKRRGTTNAGFVLPTVAMVALVVVLLTTAILFRSFERAKNASNVRVNEAALNAAAPAIDRARAKINKLFQDPRLPRATPTDDALYSTLTTNINEYTFGDETQLKLTQSSNELRTAWMYPVDTDNNGKFDSYALYGIYFKNPPVSNGQYTRARNPLEARTPPMTVGNVNGSCGAGQDTSAALVGSTGWFRNGTKLKKAFFSYTATVPITSDPTDTTNYEKKKGSQGFSALELQQDRIQLPLVNNAVVYEDDLGLSPGPLFRLNGRVFTNSNLITGIPTGGDGIRFYQVSANASCFYDPDNAKIVIGGNLGSGVITENSDSGGVTIDLYKGKTPAATNVAIISGSGANTTSNKSVAHTPRQIAYNSLAYTQRINRLVTAQIAASSDGSTDPSEVTQGMQDVVTKQGRALADLTTTEKASLRFKQLELYFRRRTRRVPYAEVAFDGDALGDYKVGGSQASAVLQGSGNTLRPPDPWIYPFDPANGTTATGYAGLSLNLNGTDKLYPSATEPTKLVKELQEVEGYFGDRVIIGNNLPQLWWDKTKNAFVGPNADDTQNITAYKWDNGDVTRTRRSRVETLKDLGTTDRDGDWELAAAQVPNSPQEPVGGLRVVTGAGIYLPETVTSANVTTTTYTSLNRQIWSDMLPVRDPAVATQTRQPYSDYGLQLTYRVPQPVAGQPYLQMRATAVYHYKPTDYSQTSPTPIACVSSYYDPTNSTTAKNLSTLPFDNATGGRSNNGIVYPFPTSRTESTYSSVLSYLADLTYNGRSIDDGLLRKALNKTDATKRTLSEKSAIDAAICGLAIFDGTLNAPSDSAIAHGSIYEVAFLDARQIQTAEETTGNRNYDKFRRNRRPLEIRATVLDIDKLRRKTIGSSTPAQEYLLPNSGVIYATRDDALLDLSATANPNSPTEAEKLESTVDYKLDPNRRPNAIMLVNGQKIARADSNTYRDAEKGLILATNLPSYIKGNFNLHTQEEFTTSLASNWSNFYDRTGLNTHFACRPGDPRLPQCTTGDEWRSATVLADSLTVLSNNFRFGFRNEADYDWQLNPTTVPTTPVDYTGIFTTENSFVPIADWFNPSADGAGNFPAFPKDLDTTTTGFQGSSYLNNFVTPIVRKVRAKQLLLEVCYNNSGTNCNSPRNWTIKNACPSTAIGQSVWRDKKADGTADIVGKPATSIKTGIIGTPIDCNTTDINPSKPTRIAFVRNLDTGDIVTPLKVYGVASDGKIAEFDWPLTGTSQPQDALNASGNPYFIPWLNGVRLGNTNNIRFEPVFQYNLPFGTPEAPDTDPIKAGKHGNWLQEATATTVNVIAAVGDTPMAAPSATRGAEDNGGLHNFVRLIENWNTAATETALKMSGAFYQVKRSAYATAPFMPVFSGNTYQIDNYGAGVRGTVPYYMPALRQWGYDVALLSQSPDLFAQKLVTIPDDLPDEFFREVGRDDPWVKILLCAKKAADDTNAIDANQRGSCS
- the hpsB gene encoding hormogonium polysaccharide secretion pseudopilin HpsB — protein: MFKPKKQQQKTSCSDSGFTILESLVALLVAAILLAAIAPVLVISTATRVQARRVELASQAAKTFIDGIRSGAIAAPSQTISISASTESNARRVTSVTVPTSVTGKPGDYLVKSTTDDSVTKMALPTSATGLYCFTRAGTITTTDCTNKSFEYYIQAARIAVTGSSANDGYRLAIRVYRADVDFTKTRTASTGETNKKTQNPYTGGLGDRQSPLLEMTTDIANTSTSFNALCQRLGVATNKGCS
- the hpsC gene encoding hormogonium polysaccharide secretion pseudopilin HpsC, producing MMRALKFLLQSQLKRSKVIEPVGGFSLIELLAAMILAVLVITPLMGFMISIMNTDRQEQAKVNSEQEIQAALDYIARDLQQAIYIYDSAGIDAIRTELPNETSTDRVPVLVFWKRELINQVITVGSGQDDTYVYSLVAYYLIKGSDNNNTWSNAARITRWQIRDGVPTTASGGVPCDGYTGKYVSNDYCPSKGFAAFSLDSPGTIHEKMSKWKRLSQYTTKNASGADVVNTVTPAATVVLVDFIDQTITGAPAKTTCPTGSTLVAPDTANFNTRDTFNMTSFYACVDRVNTTAQVFIRGNAIARLQNNNISYTASRSAYFPTASIRVQGRGYLFTQ
- a CDS encoding pilus assembly FimT family protein, giving the protein MNKILVKSFNNYNKNSNSKYLYPPSRYVLMFAQANAGFSMVELLAVVMMIGILAVIALPSWSAFVTRQRVNKANDAVLAAIQEAQRQAKRQKTSYSVSFKVESQIPKMVIHLDSEDASSISDTPKKRWQTLGEDLDIRSAGQIKLLTNLTDNKNIANDSTFNQISSTPKTITFDYMGTLVGAKFGTPPTGSDEPPGLKVAVANNSNTVKRCVVLKTLLGATLTKRDNDCNS
- the hpsE gene encoding hormogonium polysaccharide biosynthesis glycosyltransferase HpsE → MSTNLDFTVVIPTYNGAKRLPELLDRLRNQVNTEKISWEIIVVDNNSTDNTAQVVQQYQENWQFPYPLKYQFEPNQGAAYARKKGVEVALGELIGFLDDDNYPILTWIAAAYAFAQKYPQAGAYGSQIHPDWEVEPPDNFQRISPFLAITERGNKPLFYDPRKKLLPPSAGLVIRREAWSESVPEQPILTGRVTGNMLTGEDLEMLCYIQKSGWEVWYNPEMEIYHKIPGSRLKREYLIPFFRGIGLSRYVTRMTNVKPYYQPFVFIAYLVNDIKKLCLQILKYGTKIKSDLVIACETELLFSSLNSPFYLWKNGYFNKINK